From one Amaranthus tricolor cultivar Red isolate AtriRed21 chromosome 17, ASM2621246v1, whole genome shotgun sequence genomic stretch:
- the LOC130804419 gene encoding suppressor protein SRP40-like — protein sequence MIKRRFYRAEHNEKDKGSSGSSSSSSDSEIEVRSSDDSDNEPSNPEPEPDSNVEAEINADNDEPKHSSSSSGYESEDSSAYEIEADSAGIPGNDDDSASEKDGDKHNASLLSSEENGEITEKQGKDNPSVDDLPSCVLRSKSVYKCRLCPKIVCLNEESLKGHLKSKRHSRSEKLLNEGRLKRILNSDGEEEELSDEDGETHAERHARILAMAQDASKKKGTGRQRQRLRLKRKMQRKSSNIPNSGQQTENRAKRRKNVD from the exons atgataaagagaAGATTTTACAGAGCAGAGCATAATGAGAAAGACAAAGGATCATCTGGGTCTTCTTCTTCGTCATCGGATTCTGAGATTGAAGTTCGGAGCTCCGACGATTCAGATAATGAACCATCAAATCCAGAACCCGAACCTGATTCCAATGTTGAAGCTGAGATTAATGCTGATAATGATGAACCTAAACACTCTTCATCTTCCTCAG gatatgAGAGTGAAGATAGCTCTGCTTATGAAATAGAGGCTGATTCAGCTG GTATACCTGGAAACGACGACGACAGTGCATCTGAAAAAGATGGAGACAAACATAATGCGAGTCTCTTATCAAGCGAAGAGAATGGTGAAATAACAGAGAAGCAGGGGAAAGATAATCCATCTGTGGATGATCTTCCATCATGTGTCTTGAGAAGCAAATCGGTTTATAAATGCAGGCTTTGCCCAAAAATTGTCTGTCTCAATGAAGAGAGTTTAAAGGGCCACCTCAAATCCAAg AGACATTCAAGATCAGAGAAATTACTCAATGAAGGAAGATTAAAGCGTATACTTAATAGTGACGGGGAGGAGGAAGAACTTTCTGATGAAGATGGCGAGACTCATGCTGAAAGACATGCAAGAATTCTTGCTATGGCACAG GACGCGTCCAAGAAAAAAGGCACAGGGAGGCAACGACAAAGACTACGATTGAAGAGAAAG ATGCAACGAAAATCTTCAAACATACCGAATTCTGGACAACAGACTGAGAATCGTGCTAAGAGAAGAAAAAACGTCGATTGA
- the LOC130804296 gene encoding 3-ketoacyl-CoA synthase 6-like → MEINSLISLKYVKLGYTYLVNHFLTLILIPIIMGIVIEIPRVQPEEIISLVKSLQLDPIHILCSIFLVTFIITVYIMSKPRSVYLVDYAMHKPPHTLRAPFSTFMEHNRLNLKGDQKAVEFQMRILERSGLGEETCLPPAIHYLNPKPTMEAARGEAEMVIFSSIDELLKKTCIKPRDIDILIVNCSLFSPTPSLSAMIVNKYKLRSNIKSFNLSGMGCSCSPISVDLARDLLQVHPNSNALIISTEIITPNYYQGKERAMLLPNCLFRMGCAAILLSNKRKEKKRSKYQLLHVVRTHKGADDKAFKCVYQEEDPEGKMGISLQKDLMAIAGEALKSNITTMGPLVLPTSEQLLFLFSLIGRKLFNPKWKPYIPDFKQAFEHFCIHAGGRAVIDELQKNLQLSAEHCEASRMTLHRFGNTSSSSLWYELSYIEAKGRMKKGDRVWQIAFGSGFKCNSAVWKCNRTIKTPSDGPWFHCIHRYPVYIPDVVKL, encoded by the exons atggaGATAAATTCATTAATTAGTCTTAAATATGTTAAACTAGGTTATACATACCTAGTGAACCATTTTCTAACCCTTATTCTTATACCTATTATAATGGGTATAGTCATTGAGATTCCTCGTGTCCAACCCGAAGAAATCATTTCCCTAGTAAAATCCCTCCAATTAGATCCGATCCATATATTATGTTCCATTTTTcttgttacttttattattacaGTATATATCATGTCCAAACCCCGATCAGTTTATTTAGTTGATTATGCAATGCATAAACCCCCACATACTCTTCGTGCTCCTTTCTCAACTTTTATGGAGCATAACAGGCTCAACTTAAAAGGCGATCAAAAAGCTGTTGAATTTCAAATGCGGATATTGGAGAGATCTGGATTAGGTGAAGAGACATGTTTACCCCCGGCTATTCATTATCTTAACCCTAAGCCTACCATGGAAGCTGCACGTGGCGAGGCCGAAATGGTCATTTTTTCTTCTATTGATGAATTATTGAAGAAAACTTGTATCAAACCTAGAGACATCGATATTTTGATCGTTAATTGCAGTTTATTTTCTCCAACTCCTTCATTATCAGCCATGATTGTTAATAAATACAAGCTTAGGAGTAATATTAAGAGCTTTAACTTGTCTGGCATGGGGTGTAGTTGCAGTCCTATATCAGTTGATTTGGCAAGGGATTTGTTGCAG GTTCACCCCAACTCAAATGCATTGATAATTAGTACGGAGATTATAACACCAAACTACTACCAAGGAAAAGAGAGGGCAATGCTTTTACCTAATTGTCTATTTCGCATGGGATGTGCAGCAATACTGTTGTCTAACAAGCGCAAGGAGAAAAAAAGGTCCAAATACCAACTTCTTCATGTTGTCCGCACCCACAAGGGTGCGGATGACAAGGCCTTTAAATGTGTCTACCAAGAGGAAGACCCAGAAGGAAAAATGGGAATATCTCTTCAAAAAGACCTTATGGCAATAGCCGGTGAAGCCTTAAAATCAAACATCACCACCATGGGTCCTTTAGTCCTACCAACATCGGAGCAACTTCTTTTCCTCTTTTCTCTCATCGGAAGGAAGCTATTCAATCCAAAATGGAAACCATACATACCGGACTTTAAGCAAGCCTTCGAGCATTTTTGTATCCATGCTGGTGGTCGTGCTGTCATTGATgaacttcaaaaaaatcttcAACTCTCCGCGGAGCATTGTGAGGCTTCTAGGATGACGTTACATAGGTTCGGAAATACATCTTCATCATCCCTCTGGTACGAGCTTAGCTATATTGAGGCTAAAGGGAGGATGAAGAAGGGAGATCGTGTTTGGCAAATAGCTTTTGGTAGTGGGTTCAAATGTAACAGTGCTGTTTGGAAGTGTAATCGTACCATCAAAACACCCTCAGATGGACCTTGGTTTCATTGTATTCATCGATATCCTGTCTATATACCCGATGTTGTGAAGCTTTAG
- the LOC130804263 gene encoding ubiquitin receptor RAD23d-like isoform X1, protein MKIFIKTLKGTNFEIEASLDDTVADVKKNIEKVQGAETYPAGQQMLIHQGKVLKDATTLGENSVAENSFLVVMLSKKPATAGSSSITAAPATQVQPQSTTAPTSAPAAPAAAAPQAQTQATPEPAPAAPATSGEADVYGQAASNLVAGSNLETTIQQMLDMGGGSWDRDTVVRALRAAYNNPERAVEYLYSGIPEQAEVPPVARTPAVAAVTGPPGGQAGNPLAQPPQAAVPSSGPNASPLDLFPQGLPNVGSNAGAGSLDFLRNSQQFQALRAMVQANPQILQPMLQELGKQNPQLMRLIQDHQDDFLRLINEPVEGEGNLLSQLTSSMPQTVSVTPEEREAIERLESMGFRRATVLQVYFACNKSEELAANYLLDHMDELINEDDEGA, encoded by the exons atgaaaatcTTTATCAAGACTCTTAAAGGCACTAATTTCGAGATCGAAGCTAGTCTCGATGACACT GTTGCAGATGTGAAGAAAAACATTGAGAAAGTACAAGGTGCAGAGACCTATCCTGCTGGCCAACAAATGCTAATTCATCAGGGAAAGGTTCTTAAAGATGCAACAACATTGGGAGAAAATAGTGTTGCTGAGAATAGTTTCCTAGTTGTTATGTTAAGTAAG AAGCCTGCTACAGCTGGATCTTCTTCTATCACTGCCGCACCTGCCACTCAG GTTCAGCCGCAGAGTACTACAGCTCCTACATCTGCCCCTGCTGCACCAGCTGCAGCTGCACCTCAAGCTCA GACGCAAGCCACTCCAGAACCAGCACCTGCAGCCCCTGCTACCTC AGGTGAAGCAGATGTCTATGGTCAAGCTGCATCAAATTTAGTTGCAGGAAGCAACTTGGAGACCACCATCCAGCAGATGCTTGACATGGGTGGAGGAAGTTGGGACAGAGATACAGTTGTTCGCGCTCTACGTGCTGCGTATAACAACCCTGAGAGGGCTGTTGAATATTTGTATTCG GGAATTCCTGAGCAAGCTGAAGTTCCACCAGTTGCCCGAACTCCTGCTGTGGCTGCTGTTACTGGTCCTCCTGGTGGACAGGCTGGGAATCCTCTTGCCCAGCCACCACAAGCCGCTGTACCATCTAGTGGTCCCAATGCAAGCCCATTAGATCTTTTTCCACAG GGTCTTCCAAATGTGGGTTCAAATGCCGGTGCTGGCTCATTAGATTTTCTTCGTAATAGTCAGCAG TTTCAAGCATTGCGAGCAATGGTGCAAGCCAATCCCCAAATTTTGCAG CCTATGCTCCAAGAACTCGGAAAGCAGAATCCACAACTTATGCGTCTAATTCAGGATCACCAGGATGATTTTCTTCGCCTTATTAATGAACCTGTTGAAGGGGAAGG GAACTTGCTCTCCCAGTTGACCTCTTCAATGCCGCAAACCGTGTCTGTGACTCCAGAAGAGCGTGAAGCCATTGAACGT CTCGAGTCTATGGGTTTCAGACGGGCTACAGTTCTTCAAGTCTATTTCGCATGCAACAAGAGCGAAGAGCTTGCTGCAAATTATCTCCTAGATCACATGGACGAGCTTATAAACGAGGATGATGAAGGCGCTTGA
- the LOC130804070 gene encoding uncharacterized protein LOC130804070, whose amino-acid sequence MGNYASCALTSPMGKNKGAKVIFPSGEIKQFKQPIKAVELMLEIPNYFLVNSKSLNVGKRFSALSADEDLEMGNVYVMFGMKRLNSFVTAADMGALFLVAKRGSKSAGKVRVVPACSPESESPTREENECEEVAREVKEVDQVLSEFMLRRSVCRSRKPVLETIVEEPISSR is encoded by the coding sequence atgggCAATTATGCATCATGTGCATTAACATCACCAATGGGGAAAAACAAAGGAGCAAAAGTTATATTTCCATCAGGGGAAATTAAGCAATTTAAACAACCCATAAAAGCAGTAGAGTTAATGCTTGAAATTCCAAATTATTTTCTTGTAAATTCAAAATCTTTAAATGTTGGAAAAAGATTTTCAGCTCTTAGTGCAGATGAAGACCTTGAAATGGGAAATGTTTATGTTATGTTTGGTATGAAGAGGTTAAATTCATTTGTTACTGCTGCTGATATGGGTGCACTTTTCCTTGTTGCCAAACGTGGCTCTAAGAGTGCCGGAAAAGTTAGGGTTGTTCCGGCGTGTTCACCGGAGAGTGAATCACCGACGCGTGAGGAAAATGAGTGTGAAGAAGTGGCGCGTGAGGTTAAGGAAGTTGATCAAGTATTATCGGAGTTTATGTTAAGAAGGTCTGTTTGCCGGTCTAGGAAACCGGTTCTTGAAACCATTGTGGAAGAGCCTATTTCTTCAAggtga
- the LOC130804263 gene encoding ubiquitin receptor RAD23d-like isoform X2, which produces MKIFIKTLKGTNFEIEASLDDTVADVKKNIEKVQGAETYPAGQQMLIHQGKVLKDATTLGENSVAENSFLVVMLSKKPATAGSSSITAAPATQPQSTTAPTSAPAAPAAAAPQAQTQATPEPAPAAPATSGEADVYGQAASNLVAGSNLETTIQQMLDMGGGSWDRDTVVRALRAAYNNPERAVEYLYSGIPEQAEVPPVARTPAVAAVTGPPGGQAGNPLAQPPQAAVPSSGPNASPLDLFPQGLPNVGSNAGAGSLDFLRNSQQFQALRAMVQANPQILQPMLQELGKQNPQLMRLIQDHQDDFLRLINEPVEGEGNLLSQLTSSMPQTVSVTPEEREAIERLESMGFRRATVLQVYFACNKSEELAANYLLDHMDELINEDDEGA; this is translated from the exons atgaaaatcTTTATCAAGACTCTTAAAGGCACTAATTTCGAGATCGAAGCTAGTCTCGATGACACT GTTGCAGATGTGAAGAAAAACATTGAGAAAGTACAAGGTGCAGAGACCTATCCTGCTGGCCAACAAATGCTAATTCATCAGGGAAAGGTTCTTAAAGATGCAACAACATTGGGAGAAAATAGTGTTGCTGAGAATAGTTTCCTAGTTGTTATGTTAAGTAAG AAGCCTGCTACAGCTGGATCTTCTTCTATCACTGCCGCACCTGCCACTCAG CCGCAGAGTACTACAGCTCCTACATCTGCCCCTGCTGCACCAGCTGCAGCTGCACCTCAAGCTCA GACGCAAGCCACTCCAGAACCAGCACCTGCAGCCCCTGCTACCTC AGGTGAAGCAGATGTCTATGGTCAAGCTGCATCAAATTTAGTTGCAGGAAGCAACTTGGAGACCACCATCCAGCAGATGCTTGACATGGGTGGAGGAAGTTGGGACAGAGATACAGTTGTTCGCGCTCTACGTGCTGCGTATAACAACCCTGAGAGGGCTGTTGAATATTTGTATTCG GGAATTCCTGAGCAAGCTGAAGTTCCACCAGTTGCCCGAACTCCTGCTGTGGCTGCTGTTACTGGTCCTCCTGGTGGACAGGCTGGGAATCCTCTTGCCCAGCCACCACAAGCCGCTGTACCATCTAGTGGTCCCAATGCAAGCCCATTAGATCTTTTTCCACAG GGTCTTCCAAATGTGGGTTCAAATGCCGGTGCTGGCTCATTAGATTTTCTTCGTAATAGTCAGCAG TTTCAAGCATTGCGAGCAATGGTGCAAGCCAATCCCCAAATTTTGCAG CCTATGCTCCAAGAACTCGGAAAGCAGAATCCACAACTTATGCGTCTAATTCAGGATCACCAGGATGATTTTCTTCGCCTTATTAATGAACCTGTTGAAGGGGAAGG GAACTTGCTCTCCCAGTTGACCTCTTCAATGCCGCAAACCGTGTCTGTGACTCCAGAAGAGCGTGAAGCCATTGAACGT CTCGAGTCTATGGGTTTCAGACGGGCTACAGTTCTTCAAGTCTATTTCGCATGCAACAAGAGCGAAGAGCTTGCTGCAAATTATCTCCTAGATCACATGGACGAGCTTATAAACGAGGATGATGAAGGCGCTTGA